Proteins found in one uncultured Desulfuromonas sp. genomic segment:
- a CDS encoding cofactor-independent phosphoglycerate mutase, which produces MKYLVLLGDGMADEPLEALGGKTPLEHAATPNMDKLAATGEIGLAETVPDGFHPGSDVANLSVFGYDPSQCYTGRSPLEAASMHVELSPNDVAFRLNLVDIMHHYGKLYMADFAAGHISTEEAGQIIATLQEELGDENFEFYPGVSYRHLMVWRNGKDQMEFVPPHDIINQSIEDKMPKGDGADELIHLMNSAQMLLSNHPVNVQRTRDGKAPANSIWLWGHGKAPQMETYQVKFGLSGAVISAVDLIKGIGIYAGLEIIDVPGATGYIDTNYQGKAQAALDALQRHDFVYLHVEAPDEAGHSGDLEEKIRAIELFDELVVGTIINQAEQLGDFRMLVLPDHPTPVELRTHTPDPVPYILYASDGSLAGSGERCYNEKAAKQSGVYVQEGHQLLTKMIQRS; this is translated from the coding sequence ATGAAGTATCTGGTTTTACTCGGAGACGGTATGGCGGACGAGCCGTTAGAGGCTCTCGGCGGCAAAACACCTCTGGAGCACGCAGCAACGCCCAACATGGACAAGCTGGCGGCAACGGGTGAAATCGGGTTGGCTGAAACGGTCCCCGATGGGTTTCATCCGGGCAGCGATGTGGCCAATCTCAGCGTGTTTGGCTACGATCCGTCACAGTGTTATACCGGACGCTCGCCGCTGGAAGCGGCAAGTATGCATGTTGAACTTAGCCCGAATGATGTGGCTTTTCGCCTTAATTTGGTCGATATCATGCATCATTACGGAAAATTGTACATGGCGGATTTTGCGGCGGGACATATCTCCACCGAGGAAGCCGGGCAGATCATCGCAACGCTTCAGGAGGAGTTGGGAGATGAGAACTTCGAGTTTTATCCCGGTGTTTCTTATCGCCATTTGATGGTGTGGCGCAACGGTAAAGATCAGATGGAATTTGTTCCGCCCCATGACATCATCAACCAGAGCATTGAAGATAAGATGCCTAAAGGGGATGGTGCTGATGAGCTGATCCACCTGATGAATTCAGCCCAGATGCTTCTCAGTAATCACCCGGTGAATGTACAACGGACCCGCGACGGCAAAGCGCCAGCCAACTCCATCTGGTTGTGGGGCCACGGCAAAGCCCCGCAAATGGAGACCTATCAGGTTAAATTTGGGCTGAGCGGTGCAGTGATCTCTGCTGTTGACCTGATCAAAGGGATCGGTATTTATGCTGGTCTGGAAATTATTGATGTGCCGGGTGCCACAGGTTACATCGACACCAATTATCAGGGCAAAGCGCAAGCCGCTCTTGACGCATTGCAACGCCACGACTTTGTCTATCTTCATGTCGAAGCACCGGATGAAGCCGGGCATTCCGGCGATTTAGAGGAAAAAATCAGGGCCATCGAACTTTTTGATGAACTGGTGGTCGGCACGATCATTAATCAGGCCGAGCAATTAGGCGATTTTCGTATGCTGGTGTTACCGGATCATCCGACCCCAGTCGAATTGCGCACCCATACGCCGGATCCGGTGCCGTATATTTTGTATGCGTCTGACGGGTCGCTGGCGGGATCAGGTGAGCGTTGTTACAACGAAAAGGCCGCCAAACAGAGTGGTGTTTATGTGCAGGAAGGACACCAATTGCTGACGAAAATGATTCAGCGGAGTTGA
- a CDS encoding sodium-dependent transporter codes for MTQRSQWASRLGFILAASGSSIGLGNIWKFPYVAGQNGGGAFVLVYLVSILLVGIPIMMAEFLLGREGGKDAIGSFARLAGKNSPWCLVGWTSVIAAFILLSFYAVVAGWCFDYVVKSAAGTLQHASPEQISALFSDLLSSPGQMIFWQACFLMATAAIVSCGIQHGIERWSKILMPLLFLLLLYLFVHGLFSGGAGRAAQFLFSADFSLLTPQSLLAAVGHSFFTLSLGAGVMITYGSYLDRQADLFSMAIKVSALDTMVALLAGMAIFPVVFSAGLDPGAGPGLVFQTIPIVFSSAPMGWLLAVVFFLLLAFAALSSSISMLEVSVAWLVDEKQWSRFKSTTLLSCGAFFLGLPSLFSFNLWHEVTFFGSLTFFDLCDKLVTSYMLPLGGMAVAVYSGWFLKRTACECRQSMCCTQSWIYPLWSILIRFVAPVAVAFVFIQQLGVI; via the coding sequence ATGACTCAACGAAGCCAATGGGCCTCCCGTCTCGGTTTTATTCTCGCGGCCTCGGGCAGTTCCATCGGGTTGGGCAACATCTGGAAGTTTCCTTATGTTGCCGGACAAAATGGTGGTGGAGCTTTTGTTCTGGTTTATCTGGTTTCGATCCTCCTGGTCGGTATTCCAATCATGATGGCGGAGTTTCTTCTCGGTCGGGAAGGTGGAAAGGATGCTATAGGCTCTTTTGCCCGCCTTGCTGGTAAAAACAGCCCGTGGTGCCTGGTGGGCTGGACCAGTGTCATCGCCGCATTTATCCTGTTGTCCTTTTACGCTGTGGTTGCGGGTTGGTGTTTTGATTATGTTGTGAAATCTGCAGCCGGAACGTTGCAGCACGCATCCCCGGAACAAATCAGCGCTCTGTTCAGTGACCTTCTTTCGTCTCCAGGCCAGATGATATTCTGGCAGGCCTGTTTTCTGATGGCCACTGCGGCCATCGTTTCGTGTGGCATTCAGCATGGTATTGAGCGCTGGAGCAAAATTCTTATGCCGTTGTTGTTTCTATTGCTGCTGTATCTGTTTGTTCATGGCCTGTTTTCCGGTGGAGCAGGGCGTGCGGCCCAGTTTCTGTTTTCTGCGGATTTCTCTTTGTTGACCCCTCAAAGTCTACTTGCGGCAGTTGGCCATTCCTTCTTTACCTTATCTCTGGGTGCTGGTGTGATGATCACTTATGGCTCCTATCTGGATCGACAGGCCGATCTGTTCAGTATGGCGATAAAGGTTTCAGCACTGGATACCATGGTGGCGTTGCTGGCTGGTATGGCCATTTTCCCGGTGGTTTTTTCAGCGGGTCTTGATCCTGGTGCCGGGCCAGGGCTGGTTTTTCAGACCATTCCCATTGTCTTCTCCTCGGCACCGATGGGCTGGTTGCTGGCTGTTGTCTTCTTTTTATTATTGGCTTTTGCAGCGCTGTCTTCGTCAATTTCCATGCTGGAGGTCTCTGTTGCCTGGCTGGTCGATGAGAAACAGTGGTCACGTTTTAAGTCCACGACACTGCTTTCCTGTGGCGCTTTTTTTCTGGGGTTACCGTCGTTGTTTTCATTCAACCTGTGGCACGAAGTGACTTTTTTCGGCTCACTGACGTTTTTTGATCTCTGTGACAAGCTGGTCACCTCCTACATGCTGCCCCTGGGAGGGATGGCTGTGGCGGTGTACAGTGGCTGGTTCCTGAAACGTACGGCCTGTGAATGTCGTCAGAGTATGTGCTGCACGCAATCCTGGATTTATCCGCTATGGTCTATTCTGATCCGCTTTGTTGCACCGGTTGCCGTGGCTTTTGTCTTTATCCAACAATTAGGAGTGATTTAA
- a CDS encoding molybdenum cofactor biosynthesis protein MoaE encodes MDISTTIADMKKDPHFAKNVGMILVHNGIVRGWSRGDRTAVCKMKVTSDLAKIEQIRQDIESMDGIYKVAFEARSGVMVPGDDVLFLVVAGDIRENVKPALALMLDRVKAEAVTKEEYFEEGSA; translated from the coding sequence ATGGATATTTCAACAACAATTGCTGACATGAAAAAAGATCCACATTTTGCTAAAAACGTCGGCATGATTCTCGTCCACAATGGAATCGTCCGGGGTTGGTCGCGTGGAGATCGCACAGCGGTGTGCAAAATGAAAGTGACTTCTGATCTGGCAAAGATTGAACAGATCCGCCAGGATATCGAATCAATGGATGGGATTTATAAGGTTGCTTTTGAAGCGCGATCCGGTGTGATGGTACCTGGGGATGATGTGTTGTTTCTTGTTGTTGCCGGAGATATTCGTGAAAATGTTAAACCGGCGCTGGCGCTCATGTTAGATCGTGTCAAAGCCGAAGCCGTAACCAAAGAAGAATATTTCGAGGAGGGCAGCGCATGA
- the mutM gene encoding bifunctional DNA-formamidopyrimidine glycosylase/DNA-(apurinic or apyrimidinic site) lyase encodes MPELPEVETVCAGLHDLVVGRQIVDVRVYESRLRYPVPTELADVLSGETVVSLRRRAKYLLMDIGPQVVILHLGMSGSLRWVSDGQTPQKHDHVDIVFSGGCLRFHDPRRFGLIVLAPPPVEQHRLLAHLGPEPLSDDFDGQWLFEKSRGRRIAIKSLLMENRVVVGVGNIYANESLFLSGMAPKKTSGELTDQQCVILVDKIKKVLAAAIKAGGTTLQDFVNGHGQPGYFQQKLYVYGRDEQPCLICGTMIERCRIGQRSTFYCPECQRLE; translated from the coding sequence ATGCCAGAGTTGCCGGAAGTGGAAACTGTGTGTGCTGGATTACACGATCTTGTCGTTGGCCGGCAGATTGTTGATGTACGTGTTTATGAGTCACGCCTGCGCTATCCGGTGCCGACGGAATTGGCTGATGTCCTGTCTGGGGAAACGGTTGTTTCTCTTAGACGGCGAGCCAAATATCTTTTAATGGACATTGGGCCGCAAGTGGTCATCCTCCATTTGGGGATGAGTGGCAGTCTGCGCTGGGTTTCTGATGGTCAGACACCGCAAAAGCATGATCATGTTGATATCGTTTTTTCTGGCGGCTGTTTACGTTTTCATGATCCCCGCCGTTTCGGTCTGATTGTTCTTGCTCCGCCTCCCGTGGAACAACATCGTTTATTGGCGCACCTTGGACCGGAACCATTGTCTGACGACTTTGATGGCCAATGGCTTTTTGAAAAAAGTCGTGGCCGAAGAATCGCGATCAAATCTTTGTTGATGGAGAACAGGGTTGTTGTTGGTGTGGGCAATATTTATGCGAACGAGTCCTTGTTTCTCAGTGGCATGGCCCCGAAAAAAACGTCAGGAGAGCTCACGGATCAACAGTGCGTGATCCTGGTCGATAAGATCAAAAAAGTTTTGGCCGCAGCAATCAAGGCGGGTGGGACAACGCTGCAGGATTTTGTCAATGGACACGGGCAGCCGGGATATTTCCAGCAGAAGCTTTATGTCTATGGTCGTGATGAACAACCGTGTTTGATCTGTGGAACAATGATTGAGCGTTGCCGCATCGGCCAACGCTCAACGTTTTATTGTCCTGAGTGTCAAAGATTAGAATGA
- the glnD gene encoding [protein-PII] uridylyltransferase yields the protein MITIDNSSLLAFSATNDQADFDRYRPEFLKACIEYRDVHQALIKHYHRTGGSGRQVVEKITQMTDLMIEGIFRFVIQDLDIQQPCTLIALGGYGRSEMNPLSDIDLMFFCQDPDTPYMLQLSERMLYLLWDLAFDVGHCVRNEKQCIDIAGDDLTACTALLDSRYLCGDEQLFAHYEKKVLPAVMGRNSRSFIREKMAEHDKRIKKYGSSVYILEPNIKEGEGGLRDLHTALWVSKIKYKVYTLRGLVIKGVMGEAEEEKFLEALDYLWRIRTELHYLSSRKNDQLHFEQQEQIALFLGYRDSKRALAVEQFMQDYYAQATRVEHLASTMISRASDHDREESRILGYLRRRNVDDGFYALRGELNVTEDDLFVNQPELMMKAFWLAQRQELKLSLKLKTLIRESLHLINDRLRRSRAMSSMFLDILRYKRGLYEILSQMHHLLFLNQFIPEFKRIYCRVQHDAYHIYTVDTHTLFAIREVEKLWQGEYAEKKPLLTRLADEVEKPELLILSVMLHDIGKGEGQKHSEKGAAMIPTIARRLGLNKEDSLRLQFLVMEHLQMAHISQRRDLHDERMIAQFAQTMEMSENLKMLYILTFADIKAVGPDVWSEWKGFLLQELYEKTYDVIERGDFYKEKRSEKIRNRKRKVVESLKDEFDPRAIKECLRNFSTRYLMTYRSRQIVEHVRLILSRGDDPLAMSVVYNRQSSYTEVILVTVDIAGLFSKISGVMAANGVNILGAQIFTQKSGIAVDILQVGRDGNIYDDDRKWTTIEKDLIWFLQGRGDVDEQVEKRKSSILDLSRQVPTIPPRVDIDNEVSDEYTVVDVTTMDRVGLLYQIANSLKKIGIYIGVSKISTKGDRAGDTFYVQDIFGHKIVQPEKLDELRETLIMDLSS from the coding sequence ATGATTACCATTGATAACAGTTCTTTACTGGCGTTCAGTGCTACGAACGACCAGGCCGATTTTGACCGCTATCGCCCCGAATTTCTCAAAGCCTGCATCGAATATCGCGATGTCCATCAGGCGTTGATCAAACATTACCACCGTACCGGTGGCAGTGGCCGTCAGGTGGTCGAAAAGATCACCCAGATGACCGACCTGATGATTGAGGGGATCTTTCGCTTTGTCATTCAGGATTTGGATATTCAGCAACCCTGCACCTTGATCGCTTTGGGTGGTTATGGGCGTTCGGAGATGAACCCGCTGTCGGATATCGACCTGATGTTCTTTTGCCAGGATCCGGATACGCCTTACATGCTGCAACTTTCCGAGAGGATGTTGTATTTGCTGTGGGATCTTGCCTTTGATGTCGGTCATTGTGTGCGCAATGAAAAACAGTGTATTGATATTGCCGGAGATGATCTGACCGCGTGTACGGCGCTGCTTGATTCGCGCTATTTGTGCGGCGATGAACAGCTGTTTGCACATTATGAAAAGAAAGTTTTGCCAGCGGTTATGGGGCGCAACAGCCGCTCTTTTATTCGCGAGAAAATGGCGGAGCATGATAAGCGCATCAAAAAGTACGGCTCTTCCGTTTATATTCTTGAACCGAACATCAAAGAGGGCGAGGGCGGCCTGCGCGACCTGCACACGGCCTTGTGGGTTTCAAAAATCAAGTATAAGGTCTACACCCTGCGCGGCCTGGTAATCAAAGGGGTCATGGGTGAGGCGGAAGAAGAGAAGTTTCTCGAGGCGCTTGACTATCTATGGCGGATTCGTACTGAATTGCATTACTTGTCGTCGCGCAAAAATGATCAGCTCCATTTTGAACAGCAGGAACAGATCGCGTTATTTCTCGGCTATCGGGACAGCAAGCGCGCTCTGGCTGTCGAACAGTTCATGCAGGACTATTATGCCCAGGCGACGCGTGTCGAACACCTGGCTTCGACAATGATTTCACGAGCATCGGATCATGATAGGGAAGAGTCGCGGATCCTCGGCTACTTGCGACGTCGCAATGTCGATGATGGATTCTATGCATTACGCGGTGAGCTCAATGTGACGGAAGATGATTTGTTCGTCAATCAACCCGAACTGATGATGAAGGCCTTCTGGCTGGCGCAGCGTCAGGAATTGAAGCTGAGCTTGAAGTTGAAAACATTGATTCGTGAGAGTCTGCACCTGATCAATGATCGTCTGCGCCGCTCAAGAGCCATGAGCTCAATGTTTCTCGACATTCTGCGTTACAAACGTGGTCTCTACGAAATTCTGTCTCAGATGCATCACCTGCTGTTTCTTAACCAGTTCATTCCTGAGTTTAAGCGGATCTACTGCCGAGTGCAGCATGATGCCTACCATATTTACACCGTGGATACCCATACCCTGTTCGCAATCCGCGAAGTGGAAAAACTGTGGCAAGGTGAATACGCGGAAAAAAAACCGCTGTTGACGCGGCTTGCCGATGAGGTGGAAAAACCGGAGTTATTGATCCTCTCTGTCATGCTGCACGACATCGGCAAAGGGGAAGGGCAGAAGCACAGCGAAAAAGGCGCGGCAATGATTCCAACCATTGCCCGCCGTCTGGGCCTGAACAAGGAAGACAGTCTGCGTCTGCAGTTCTTGGTGATGGAACACCTGCAAATGGCCCACATCTCCCAGCGACGTGATTTACACGACGAACGGATGATTGCCCAGTTTGCCCAGACCATGGAGATGAGTGAAAACCTCAAGATGCTCTACATCCTGACCTTTGCTGACATTAAAGCGGTCGGCCCGGATGTCTGGTCAGAATGGAAAGGTTTTTTGCTGCAAGAGTTGTACGAAAAAACCTACGATGTTATTGAACGGGGTGATTTTTACAAAGAGAAACGTTCTGAGAAAATCCGCAATCGCAAACGCAAGGTGGTTGAATCACTTAAAGATGAGTTTGATCCACGTGCGATTAAAGAGTGTTTGCGCAATTTCTCAACGCGCTATTTGATGACCTATCGCTCCCGCCAGATTGTCGAGCATGTGCGTTTGATCTTGAGTCGTGGTGATGATCCTTTGGCCATGAGTGTTGTTTATAATCGGCAGAGCAGTTATACCGAGGTGATTCTGGTCACTGTTGATATCGCCGGCCTGTTCAGTAAAATCAGCGGGGTCATGGCTGCTAATGGTGTTAATATCCTTGGGGCGCAGATTTTTACCCAGAAAAGCGGTATTGCCGTTGATATTCTTCAGGTGGGGCGCGATGGTAATATTTACGACGATGACCGCAAATGGACGACCATTGAAAAAGACTTGATCTGGTTTTTGCAAGGCCGTGGCGACGTTGACGAACAGGTGGAAAAACGCAAAAGCTCCATCCTCGATTTGTCGCGCCAAGTGCCGACAATTCCACCACGGGTCGATATCGACAACGAGGTTTCAGATGAATACACCGTCGTTGATGTCACAACCATGGACAGAGTGGGGCTGCTTTATCAGATCGCTAATAGCTTGAAAAAAATCGGTATTTACATCGGTGTGTCGAAGATTTCGACCAAGGGTGATCGCGCCGGCGATACTTTTTATGTTCAGGATATTTTTGGTCATAAAATTGTGCAGCCCGAAAAATTGGATGAATTGCGTGAGACCCTGATCATGGACCTGAGTTCTTAA
- a CDS encoding prepilin-type N-terminal cleavage/methylation domain-containing protein: MAQTHTHESGYTLIELLTVITIIGILSTIAIPHYIAHRDKAKMATVYSTLHQIRLVQEVYKTSYQTYFSLGDTVITHADSPVEVTGTDLELYIPNGQAYQIQTPIGLEENAYTVKIKTNFDRNMDGIDDLYLFESDKTAFPLYPTSF; the protein is encoded by the coding sequence ATGGCCCAAACACACACACATGAATCCGGTTATACATTAATCGAGTTATTAACGGTTATTACGATCATTGGGATTCTCTCCACCATTGCCATTCCACACTATATTGCGCATCGTGACAAAGCGAAAATGGCCACGGTTTACTCAACACTTCACCAGATACGTCTAGTCCAGGAAGTTTACAAGACAAGTTATCAGACCTATTTCAGTTTGGGTGATACCGTCATCACCCATGCCGACTCACCGGTTGAAGTCACGGGTACTGATTTGGAACTTTACATACCGAATGGCCAGGCCTACCAAATTCAAACGCCCATAGGATTGGAAGAGAATGCTTATACCGTAAAGATAAAAACAAATTTTGATCGGAACATGGACGGAATTGATGATTTATATCTTTTTGAATCGGACAAAACAGCTTTTCCTCTTTATCCGACCTCATTCTAA
- a CDS encoding ABC transporter permease, with the protein MTEERTVSTWRLIAANKMAMAGAAMVLAMFVLAIVAPLICKDPGAVDISRQLQSPGFDAWLGTDDLGRDVFSRIAYGARISLLVGFVAVGIATVIGIFLGAVAGYYGGWIDTLVMRFVDIMLCFPSFFLILAVIAFLEPSIWNIMIIIGLTGWMGVARLVRAEFMSLRHRDFVLAIRSLGASDRRIIFRHILPNALSPVLVSAALGVAGAILTESALSFLGIGVQPPTPSWGNMLIAGKQTLGTAWWLSFFPGVAILITVLGYNLLGEGLRDALDPRLKK; encoded by the coding sequence ATGACTGAGGAACGCACCGTGTCAACCTGGCGTTTGATCGCTGCAAATAAAATGGCCATGGCCGGAGCCGCAATGGTTCTGGCCATGTTTGTTTTGGCCATCGTTGCACCATTGATCTGCAAGGATCCCGGAGCTGTTGACATCTCCCGTCAACTCCAGTCTCCGGGTTTTGATGCCTGGCTGGGGACAGATGATCTTGGCCGCGATGTCTTTTCGCGCATCGCTTATGGCGCACGCATTTCGTTGTTGGTTGGCTTTGTTGCCGTCGGCATTGCCACGGTGATCGGCATTTTTCTCGGTGCTGTGGCCGGTTATTACGGTGGTTGGATTGACACTCTGGTGATGCGTTTTGTCGATATCATGTTGTGTTTCCCGTCGTTTTTTCTCATCCTGGCGGTAATCGCCTTTCTCGAGCCGTCGATTTGGAATATCATGATTATCATCGGCCTGACCGGTTGGATGGGGGTTGCCCGCCTGGTGCGTGCTGAATTCATGTCGCTGCGTCACCGCGATTTTGTGTTGGCCATCCGTTCCCTCGGTGCCAGTGATCGACGCATTATTTTTCGGCATATTTTGCCGAATGCCTTATCGCCTGTGCTGGTTTCAGCGGCTTTAGGGGTGGCCGGAGCCATCCTGACCGAGAGTGCCTTATCGTTTCTCGGTATTGGTGTACAACCACCGACCCCATCGTGGGGCAATATGCTGATTGCCGGTAAGCAGACGTTAGGAACGGCCTGGTGGTTGTCGTTTTTTCCCGGTGTGGCGATTCTGATTACCGTGCTTGGTTACAATTTGTTGGGGGAAGGGTTGCGTGACGCCCTCGATCCGCGTTTGAAAAAATAG
- the xerD gene encoding site-specific tyrosine recombinase XerD → MTLLSLLDSFLDYLSIERGLSANTLESYARDLQRYIGFLEARHINDVTAIRQNDVLDFFTELKEQGMGVRSRARLLAALRGFHHYAVDEYQLANNPVARLTTPKMLQTLPDTLSPADVDALLDINDNGQALTRRDIAMLELLYATGMRVSELVGLKLDDLHLNSGYLRVFGKGSKQRIIPIGEIAIDTLRDYLARVRPELDRQRNLSPCVFLNRSGKGLTRQGFWKMIKRRALEAGITKNVTPHTLRHSFATHLLENGADLRVVQMLLGHVDISTTQIYTHVTREHVRHVHQSFHPRK, encoded by the coding sequence GTGACCCTACTGAGCCTGCTCGACAGCTTTCTCGACTACCTGAGTATTGAACGCGGTTTGTCGGCCAATACCTTGGAATCCTATGCGCGTGATCTGCAGCGTTATATTGGATTTCTCGAGGCGCGCCACATCAACGACGTGACTGCTATTCGTCAGAATGATGTGTTGGATTTTTTTACCGAGCTTAAAGAGCAGGGGATGGGCGTGCGCAGTCGGGCGCGCTTGCTTGCGGCGTTGCGTGGTTTTCATCACTATGCTGTTGACGAGTATCAACTGGCCAACAATCCGGTTGCGCGTTTGACGACACCGAAAATGCTCCAGACACTGCCGGATACACTCAGTCCTGCCGATGTCGATGCTTTGCTGGATATCAACGATAACGGTCAGGCGTTGACCCGCCGCGACATTGCCATGCTGGAATTGCTTTACGCGACAGGCATGCGCGTGTCGGAGCTGGTTGGATTGAAACTGGATGATCTGCATTTGAATAGTGGCTATTTGCGTGTCTTTGGCAAAGGAAGCAAACAGCGCATTATTCCGATCGGAGAGATTGCCATCGACACGTTGAGAGACTACCTCGCCCGGGTGCGTCCCGAGCTGGATCGTCAGCGCAATCTGAGCCCATGTGTTTTTCTCAACCGATCCGGCAAAGGGTTGACACGGCAGGGGTTCTGGAAGATGATTAAGCGCCGCGCCTTGGAGGCCGGTATCACCAAGAATGTGACACCGCACACCTTGCGCCATTCGTTTGCCACCCACCTGTTGGAGAACGGGGCGGATCTTCGGGTTGTGCAGATGCTGCTTGGTCATGTTGACATCTCGACAACACAGATTTACACCCATGTAACCCGTGAGCATGTACGCCATGTTCATCAATCATTTCATCCCCGTAAGTAA
- the moaC gene encoding cyclic pyranopterin monophosphate synthase MoaC, with amino-acid sequence MSFNHFDGQGKAIMVDVSGKKKTLRTATAAATVHMSSDLLQNILDHQTTKGDVLGVARLAGIAASKKVPDLIPLSHPLAIHHAAIEFNCEVEQGTVEVQATVRAYERTGVEMEAMVSASLAALTIYDMCKGSEKDISIDAVRLLFKEGGKSGTYRAEGL; translated from the coding sequence ATGAGCTTCAATCATTTCGATGGTCAGGGAAAAGCGATTATGGTTGATGTCAGTGGTAAGAAAAAGACGTTACGTACGGCTACCGCAGCAGCGACTGTACATATGTCATCCGACCTTCTGCAAAACATCCTCGATCATCAAACCACGAAAGGTGATGTTCTCGGCGTGGCGCGTCTGGCCGGAATCGCCGCCAGTAAAAAGGTTCCTGACCTGATTCCGCTTTCTCATCCTCTGGCCATTCACCATGCGGCAATTGAGTTTAATTGTGAGGTTGAACAAGGCACCGTTGAAGTACAGGCGACGGTTCGTGCTTACGAGCGTACCGGCGTTGAAATGGAAGCCATGGTTTCTGCATCACTGGCAGCATTAACCATTTACGATATGTGTAAAGGAAGCGAAAAAGATATTTCCATTGATGCTGTTCGGCTTCTGTTTAAAGAGGGCGGCAAAAGCGGTACCTATCGCGCGGAGGGTC
- a CDS encoding YchJ family metal-binding protein, producing MSGTSPSELVTKRVEAFSHNDFGFIFDTYHPDSNFRLQFSSRAAYIQYGQSTLNDDYRIRSCQILTERDVDESVAQVLFLLTVDYQGQQQQYFELSEFHRCRGQWYYLQSHRLERHEFSGGLEEMTCEKMLEQGICF from the coding sequence TTGAGCGGAACGAGTCCGTCTGAACTTGTCACTAAACGGGTTGAAGCGTTTTCTCACAACGATTTCGGGTTTATTTTCGACACCTATCACCCTGATTCCAATTTCCGCCTGCAATTTTCATCGCGTGCCGCGTATATTCAATATGGCCAATCAACCCTTAATGATGATTATCGGATTCGCTCCTGTCAGATTTTGACTGAGCGCGATGTTGATGAGAGTGTGGCTCAAGTGTTGTTTTTGTTGACCGTCGACTATCAGGGACAGCAGCAGCAATATTTCGAATTGTCTGAATTTCACCGTTGTCGCGGGCAATGGTATTATCTGCAGAGCCACCGTTTGGAACGCCACGAATTCAGTGGTGGACTTGAAGAAATGACCTGTGAAAAGATGCTTGAACAGGGAATCTGTTTTTAA